One window of Cydia pomonella isolate Wapato2018A chromosome 5, ilCydPomo1, whole genome shotgun sequence genomic DNA carries:
- the LOC133517795 gene encoding probable 26S proteasome non-ATPase regulatory subunit 3 — protein MAPAEDVEMKNVESPAAASDAETGELKKDADVVTVQDLREHARQIDKAVTSKEPRFAMRVLRSLPNTRRKLNGNVLRAIINQLYPSNSDKEALFVFVEAPQPGAVEIETPRSRSAPKTPVPEVDVYIHLLVLLRLLDTNKLEEATECSQQLMTKITAQNRRTLDLIAAKCYFYHSRVFELTNKLDLIRGLLHARLRTSTLRSDYEGQAVLINCLLRNYLHYSLYDQADKLVSKSVYPENASNNEWARFLFYLGRIKAARLEYSDAHKHLVQALRKAPQTAAVGFRQTVQKLAIVVELLLGDIPERAIFRHAALRRSLAPYFQLTQAVRLGNLQRFGEVLENFGPQFRTDHTFTLILRLRQNVIKTAIRSIGLSYSRISPKDIARKLGLDSAEDAEFIVAKAIRDGVIEATLDPEKGYMSNKESSDLYCTREPQLAFHQRISFCLDLHNQSVKAMRYPPKSYGKELESAEERREREQQDLELAKEMAEEDDDGFP, from the coding sequence ATGGCTCCTGCTGAAGATGTAGAAATGAAGAATGTGGAGAGTCCCGCAGCGGCAAGTGATGCAGAAACTGGAGAGTTGAAAAAGGACGCCGATGTTGTCACCGTCCAAGATTTACGTGAACATGCCAGACAAATAGATAAAGCAGTTACTTCCAAGGAACCAAGGTTTGCCATGCGAGTCCTTAGATCCCTTCCAAATACACGGAGGAAATTAAACGGTAACGTTCTACGTGCTATTATTAACCAACTCTATCCCTCAAATTCAGACAAAGAAGCTCTGTTTGTTTTCGTTGAAGCCCCACAGCCTGGTGCTGTTGAAATTGAAACTCCGCGATCAAGAAGCGCTCCGAAAACTCCAGTGCCGGAGGTGGATGTTTACATTCATTTGTTAGTTCTGCTGCGTTTGTTAGACACCAACAAACTTGAAGAAGCTACTGAGTGCTCGCAGCAGCTGATGACCAAAATCACAGCTCAGAACAGGAGGACACTGGATTTAATAGCTGCCAAGTGCTACTTTTATCACTCCAGGGTGTTTGAACTCACTAATAAGTTGGATTTGATCAGAGGACTGCTGCATGCGCGCCTGCGTACGTCAACTCTTCGTAGCGACTATGAAGGCCAAGCTGTTCTGATCAATTGTTTGCtacgtaattatttacattattctCTGTATGACCAGGCTGACAAATTGGTCAGTAAATCAGTGTACCCAGAAAATGCGAGTAACAATGAGTGGGCCCGATTTTTGTTTTATCTGGGCAGAATTAAAGCAGCGCGCCTTGAATACAGTGATGCTCACAAGCACCTTGTTCAGGCACTAAGGAAGGCTCCGCAAACAGCAGCTGTTGGTTTTCGTCAAACTGTTCAGAAGCTGGCTATAGTGGTAGAACTGTTGCTGGGTGATATCCCTGAGAGAGCCATCTTCCGGCATGCAGCTCTTAGACGCTCCTTGGCCCCATACTTCCAACTTACGCAGGCTGTAAGGCTTGGTAACTTGCAAAGATTTGGAGAAGTACTGGAAAATTTTGGGCCCCAATTCCGCACTGATCATACATTCACTCTAATTCTTCGTCTCAGACAGAATGTCATCAAGACTGCCATCCGTTCAATTGGTTTGTCATATTCAAGAATTTCTCCTAAAGACATTGCAAGGAAATTGGGCTTGGATTCAGCAGAAGATGCTGAGTTCATTGTGGCGAAAGCTATCAGAGATGGAGTTATAGAGGCTACCCTGGATCCTGAAAAGGGATACATGAGCAATAAGGAGAGCTCGGATCTTTACTGCACTAGAGAGCCCCAGTTGGCATTCCACCAGCGTATATCATTCTGTCTGGACTTACATAACCAGAGTGTCAAGGCTATGAGGTATCCTCCAAAGTCCTATGGGAAGGAATTGGAGAGTGCCGAGGAGAGGCGTGAACGTGAGCAGCAGGACTTGGAGCTGGCCAAAGAAATGGCCGAAGAAGATGATGATGGCTTCCCTTGA